GCCCGGGAAGCGGGGCTTCTAGACTACCTGGTGGCAGGGGCCGTATGGGGGCTGGCCAACGCCCTGCTGCGGCCCATCCTCCTTTTCCTGACCCTACCCTTAAACCTTTTGACCCTGGGGCTTTTCACCTTGGTGGTCAACGGGATGGTGCTCTACCTGGTGGCCCAGGCCACCGCCCTCGAGGTGCACGGATTCGCCGGAGCTCTGGTTGGAGCCCTGATCCTATCCCTGGTGAGCCTTTTCCTTACCTGGTTGTTGCGGGATTAACGGTTTTCCATCACGTAGCGGGAAAGCTCCTCGATCAGGACCTCCTGCTCGGTGATGATGGCCTTGACCGCATCCCCGATGGAAACCACCCCCACCACCCTTCCTTCCTCCAAGACAGGAAGGTGCCGCACCCGGTGCTCGGTCATCAGGCGCATGGCCTCTTCCAAGGTGGTTTCGGGAGTCACCGTGATCACCTCGCGGGTCATGACCTCCTCCACCCGGGTGTCCTTGGAAAACCGGCCCAAGAGGACCAGCTTCCGAGCATAATCCCGCTCGGAGAAGACGCCGAGGAGCCTCTCTCCCTCCATGACCAGGAGGGCCCCGATGTCGTGCTCGGCCAGCTTCTTGAGGGCCTCCAACACCGTGGCCTGGGGATGAACGCTATAGACCCCTCCCCCCTTGCGCACAAGAACCTGCCGAACGGTCATAGAACCTCCTTTCCTTTAGGGGTTCATTATACCAGACCGGGCAAGCGCTTATCGCACGGTGAGGACCGGCCCCACCGCATGGCGCACCACGTATTCGGCGGTGCTCCCCAGGATCAGGCGGCGCACTGGCGCTCCCAGGGCCAAAAGATCCGAGGGGGTTTGCAAGGACAGAAGATGCTCTGCGGGATCGCCCGAGAAGGCCAGGGACTCCACCCGGATCCCCTGGTCCTGCAAGTAGGTCTGCGCCTCGAGGGCCCAGGTTCCCGCCTGCACCGGATCGTCGTGCACGCTCACCACCCGCACTAAAAGCCCCAGGGGTTTGGCCAAACTGGCTAAGGTGTGCAAGGCCCGCACCGCGCTTTCCGAAGCGTTGTATCCCAGGATGGCCCCTTCTATCTCCACGTAGTCGGTGGGCGCCACCAAAACCGGGGTAGGCGAGGTTCTTAAAACCCTATCCACGGTGCTTCCCAACCCCACGAAACTACCCCCATGGGCTTCCCCGCTTCGGCCCATGACCAGGAGGTCTGCGGTGCGGGCATGGCGTAGGATCACCTCATGGGGCAACCCGGTTTCCACGAAGACCTCCACCTGAAGCCCCGCCTCCTCAGCGCTTTTGCGAATGCGCTCCAATAAGGCCTCGCCATGGGCGGAAAGGGCCTTTTCCAGCTCTTCCCGATAGGCGGGCACGGGCACGGTAAGGGCCCCGAAGTCCATGAGCTCCAGCACCCGGATGAGGCGGGAATCCCGGACGTAAAGGGCCACCAGCTTGGCGGAAAGCTTGTAGCAAAGCCACTCCGCCAGCACTTCCGCTCCCCGGGCCTGGAGAGAGCCATCTGTGGCCAGAAGGATTCTCATGGATCCATCTTACGGCCCTCAGGCCCAGCCCCCGGTTCCCGTACCCCCTGGGCCAAGGCCCAAGCGGGCAGGATCAAGGTCCCCAAGGCCAGGAGAACCGGCATCACACCAAAGACCTCGATCAAGTGTCCTATGGGGGCGTAGAAGAGCCCGGCGAAACCCCAAGTAAAGCCCATGAGAAGCCCGGAAACCGTGGCCGTCTGGCCCGGTTCCAGCTCCTGGGCCAAGGCCACGGCCACCGGGATCCCCGCGTTCATCAAGGCCCCGGTGAGGGCCAAAAGGGCCAGGTAGA
The Thermus tengchongensis DNA segment above includes these coding regions:
- a CDS encoding phage holin family protein, with translation MRGLLARLFLNTLALWVVSLVYPGVSFAREAGLLDYLVAGAVWGLANALLRPILLFLTLPLNLLTLGLFTLVVNGMVLYLVAQATALEVHGFAGALVGALILSLVSLFLTWLLRD
- a CDS encoding CBS domain-containing protein, giving the protein MTVRQVLVRKGGGVYSVHPQATVLEALKKLAEHDIGALLVMEGERLLGVFSERDYARKLVLLGRFSKDTRVEEVMTREVITVTPETTLEEAMRLMTEHRVRHLPVLEEGRVVGVVSIGDAVKAIITEQEVLIEELSRYVMENR
- a CDS encoding universal stress protein → MRILLATDGSLQARGAEVLAEWLCYKLSAKLVALYVRDSRLIRVLELMDFGALTVPVPAYREELEKALSAHGEALLERIRKSAEEAGLQVEVFVETGLPHEVILRHARTADLLVMGRSGEAHGGSFVGLGSTVDRVLRTSPTPVLVAPTDYVEIEGAILGYNASESAVRALHTLASLAKPLGLLVRVVSVHDDPVQAGTWALEAQTYLQDQGIRVESLAFSGDPAEHLLSLQTPSDLLALGAPVRRLILGSTAEYVVRHAVGPVLTVR